Proteins encoded within one genomic window of Formosa agariphila KMM 3901:
- a CDS encoding 3-oxoacyl-ACP synthase, giving the protein MKTNSEIKQELLTSCEAFIDKRLANVQHNIAEVQHALTSETKSTAGDKHETGRAMLQLEREKFGAQLAEINLVKKALSKINVTKRSETVCLGSAVLTNKSNYFIAISAGEIEIDTTKYFAIAPNTPIGQLLISKKVGDSIRFRDQEFTITDLF; this is encoded by the coding sequence ATGAAAACTAATTCTGAAATTAAACAAGAGCTTTTAACAAGTTGTGAAGCGTTTATCGATAAGCGTTTGGCTAACGTACAGCATAATATTGCTGAAGTGCAACATGCTTTAACTTCTGAAACCAAAAGTACTGCAGGAGATAAGCACGAAACCGGTAGAGCCATGTTACAATTGGAGCGCGAAAAGTTTGGTGCACAATTGGCCGAAATTAATTTGGTTAAAAAAGCGTTGTCTAAAATTAATGTTACAAAACGGTCTGAGACGGTTTGCTTAGGAAGTGCTGTTTTAACAAATAAATCGAATTATTTTATAGCTATTAGTGCTGGAGAAATTGAAATAGACACCACAAAGTATTTTGCCATTGCTCCTAATACGCCTATTGGTCAGTTGCTAATCTCTAAAAAAGTAGGCGATAGTATTCGTTTTAGAGATCAAGAATTTACTATAACAGATTTATTTTAA
- a CDS encoding ABC transporter ATP-binding protein, with translation MLNVQNISFGYNTETILHNISFSVAQGQHVSIIGESGSGKSTLIKLLYGTYDLPEGEIFWNDTPILGPKFNLVIGYDFMKYVAQEFDLMPFITVEENIGKFLSNFFPEEKHKRTTELIKLVDLEAFTHVKVKQLSGGQKQRVALARAIARQPEIIILDEPFSHIDNFQKQTLRRNLFKYLKDNNISCVVATHDREDVLPYSDHMIVLNNGRIIANDTPKQLYNNPEQPLIASFFDEFNTFQEFQLGLSNSDSNVFVYAHELEVCSKSELEVKVVQNYFRGNTYLVEVEFELKSLFFYNKQPLVLNETIYLKLTESAEQRLALK, from the coding sequence ATGCTTAACGTCCAAAACATATCATTTGGTTACAATACAGAAACCATTCTTCACAACATTTCTTTTTCTGTTGCACAAGGTCAGCATGTATCCATAATTGGTGAAAGTGGCTCTGGAAAAAGCACACTCATAAAACTCCTTTACGGTACTTATGATTTACCTGAAGGTGAAATTTTTTGGAACGACACTCCTATTTTAGGACCAAAATTCAACTTAGTTATTGGTTACGATTTCATGAAATATGTGGCCCAAGAATTCGACTTAATGCCATTTATTACAGTAGAAGAAAACATCGGAAAATTTTTATCTAATTTTTTTCCTGAAGAAAAGCACAAACGCACAACAGAACTTATAAAATTAGTCGATTTAGAGGCGTTTACACATGTTAAAGTAAAACAGTTAAGCGGTGGGCAAAAACAACGTGTGGCGCTTGCTAGAGCTATTGCTAGACAACCAGAAATAATCATATTAGACGAACCTTTTAGTCATATTGATAACTTCCAGAAACAAACATTACGCCGTAACTTATTTAAATATTTAAAAGACAATAATATTTCTTGTGTGGTAGCCACTCACGACCGTGAAGATGTTTTACCTTATTCTGATCACATGATTGTTTTAAATAACGGTAGAATCATAGCAAACGACACGCCCAAACAATTATACAACAATCCTGAACAGCCATTAATCGCATCATTTTTCGACGAATTCAATACGTTTCAAGAGTTTCAACTGGGGTTATCTAATTCAGATTCTAATGTATTTGTGTATGCTCACGAATTAGAAGTGTGTTCGAAATCGGAGTTAGAAGTTAAAGTTGTTCAGAATTACTTTAGAGGAAATACGTATCTCGTTGAAGTAGAATTTGAATTAAAGTCTCTGTTTTTCTATAACAAACAACCGCTAGTTTTAAACGAAACTATATACTTAAAACTTACAGAATCAGCAGAACAACGATTAGCATTAAAATAA
- a CDS encoding prolyl oligopeptidase family serine peptidase, which translates to MRKLPILLFVLTLFNSCKNEQELKKNNNQIVHYPITKTADTVDTYFGVEVNDPYRWLEDDRSPETEAWVKEENKVTFGYLENIPYRNEIKDRLTTLWNYEKIGAPFKEGDYNYFYKNNGLQNQNVIYRTKGDDKTEEVFLDPNTFSSEGTTSLGGLSFSKDGSIAAYSISEGGSDWRKIIIIDTETKAVIEDTIIDVKFSGMSWKGNDGFYYSSYDKPKGSELSAKTDQHKVYYHKLGTKQENDKLIYGGTDQEKHRYIYASVTEDDHYLIITPRTSTSGNKLYIKDLTKTNSKLVPVLVHTDSDTQLIDNIGSKLFFVTNLNAPNRRIVTVDASNPSPEHWVDFIPETKNVLSPSTGSNFIFAHYMVDAVSQVKQYDYEGNLIREVELPGIGTVSGFSGKKENETLYYSFSNYTTPSTSFAYNPNTGTSEVYVKPKVDFDPSQFESKQVFYNSKDGTKVPMIISYKKGTELNGKNPTILYAYGGFNISLTPAFSIANAVWMEEGGIYAVPNLRGGGEYGKAWHDAGTKMQKQNVFDDFIAAAEYLIENNYTSPKYLAIRGGSNGGLLVGATMTQRPDLMQVALPAVGVLDMLRYHTFTAGAGWAYDYGTAEDSKEMFEYLKAYSPVHNVKSDVNYPATLITTGDHDDRVVPAHSFKFAAELQKHQNNGNPVLIRIETDAGHGAGTPVSKTIEQYADIFGFTLYNMGFNELPKHKNTKG; encoded by the coding sequence ATGAGAAAGCTACCAATCCTCCTATTTGTTTTAACCCTATTCAATTCGTGTAAAAACGAACAAGAACTTAAAAAAAATAATAATCAAATAGTGCACTATCCTATTACAAAAACAGCAGATACTGTAGACACTTATTTTGGTGTTGAGGTTAACGATCCATATCGCTGGCTGGAAGACGACAGAAGTCCGGAAACAGAAGCTTGGGTTAAGGAGGAAAATAAAGTAACGTTCGGGTATTTAGAAAACATCCCATATCGTAACGAGATTAAAGACCGTTTAACAACACTGTGGAATTACGAAAAAATTGGAGCACCTTTTAAGGAAGGCGATTACAACTATTTCTATAAAAACAACGGCCTACAAAATCAAAACGTTATTTATAGAACTAAAGGTGACGATAAAACAGAAGAAGTTTTTCTTGATCCAAATACCTTTAGCAGTGAAGGCACAACATCTTTAGGCGGATTATCTTTTTCTAAAGATGGAAGTATTGCTGCCTATTCAATTTCTGAAGGAGGAAGCGATTGGAGAAAGATTATTATTATTGATACAGAAACTAAAGCCGTTATAGAAGACACCATTATTGATGTTAAATTTAGTGGAATGTCTTGGAAAGGAAACGACGGTTTTTACTACTCGAGTTACGACAAACCTAAAGGAAGTGAATTATCTGCTAAAACAGATCAGCACAAAGTATATTACCACAAACTAGGTACTAAACAAGAAAACGACAAGCTTATCTATGGTGGTACAGACCAAGAAAAGCACCGTTACATATATGCTTCGGTTACAGAAGACGACCATTATTTAATTATTACGCCACGTACATCTACATCAGGAAACAAATTATACATTAAAGACCTTACTAAAACCAACAGTAAGCTTGTTCCAGTTTTAGTACATACAGACAGCGACACGCAATTAATAGACAATATTGGTAGTAAATTATTTTTTGTTACCAATTTAAATGCACCAAACAGACGCATTGTTACAGTAGATGCATCAAATCCGAGTCCAGAACATTGGGTAGATTTTATTCCTGAAACAAAAAATGTATTATCGCCATCTACAGGGAGTAATTTTATATTTGCTCACTATATGGTTGATGCTGTCTCTCAGGTTAAACAATATGACTATGAAGGCAATTTAATTAGAGAAGTTGAACTTCCTGGTATTGGAACAGTAAGTGGATTTTCAGGAAAAAAAGAAAATGAAACTCTATATTATTCATTTTCAAACTACACCACTCCAAGTACAAGTTTTGCTTACAACCCTAATACAGGGACTTCTGAAGTGTATGTAAAACCTAAAGTAGATTTTGATCCAAGTCAATTTGAAAGTAAACAAGTATTCTATAATTCTAAAGACGGTACTAAGGTTCCAATGATTATTTCTTATAAAAAAGGGACAGAGTTAAACGGAAAAAACCCAACAATTCTTTATGCGTATGGCGGATTCAATATTAGCTTAACACCTGCTTTTAGTATTGCCAATGCTGTGTGGATGGAAGAAGGCGGAATTTATGCTGTACCTAACCTAAGAGGTGGTGGTGAATACGGAAAAGCATGGCACGATGCTGGAACTAAGATGCAAAAACAAAATGTATTTGATGATTTTATAGCAGCAGCAGAATATTTAATAGAAAACAATTATACATCTCCTAAATACTTAGCAATTAGAGGAGGTTCTAATGGCGGATTATTAGTTGGAGCAACAATGACGCAACGCCCAGATTTAATGCAAGTGGCTTTACCTGCTGTTGGTGTTTTAGATATGTTACGTTATCACACATTTACAGCTGGAGCTGGATGGGCATACGATTACGGAACTGCAGAAGACAGTAAAGAGATGTTTGAATATTTAAAAGCCTATTCTCCTGTGCATAATGTAAAATCTGACGTAAATTACCCTGCAACCTTAATTACAACTGGTGATCATGATGACCGTGTGGTTCCTGCACATAGTTTTAAATTTGCTGCAGAATTACAAAAGCATCAAAACAACGGTAATCCTGTTTTAATTCGTATTGAAACAGATGCAGGTCACGGAGCAGGAACTCCTGTAAGCAAGACAATCGAGCAATATGCCGATATATTTGGATTTACGTTATACAATATGGGTTTTAACGAACTTCCAAAACACAAAAACACAAAAGGTTAA
- a CDS encoding aspartate-semialdehyde dehydrogenase, with the protein MKVAVVGATGMVGEVMLKVLAERNFPLTELIPVASERSVGKTISYKGQDYKVVGLADAVAMKPDVALFSAGGDTSLEWAPKFAEAGTTVVDNSSAWRMDPTKKLVVPEINANELTKDDKIIANPNCSTIQLVMALAPLHKKYKMKRVVVSTYQSVSGTGVKAVKQLENEIAGIEGEMAYPYPIGRNALPHCDVFLDNGYTKEEMKLAKEPQKILNDTSFSVSATAVRIPTAGGHSESVNVEFENDFDLADVRKLLSETPGVVVQDNTDTNTYPMPIYAHDKDDVFVGRIRRDETQQNTINMWIVADNLRKGAATNTIQIAEYLIKENLI; encoded by the coding sequence ATGAAAGTAGCTGTAGTTGGTGCCACGGGTATGGTTGGCGAAGTAATGCTAAAAGTTCTTGCAGAACGTAATTTTCCATTAACAGAATTAATTCCAGTAGCGTCGGAGCGCTCTGTAGGTAAAACAATTTCTTACAAGGGACAAGATTATAAGGTTGTAGGCTTAGCAGATGCAGTAGCAATGAAACCAGATGTTGCTTTATTTTCTGCTGGTGGAGATACGTCTTTAGAATGGGCGCCTAAATTTGCTGAAGCAGGAACAACAGTAGTAGATAATTCTTCGGCTTGGAGAATGGATCCTACTAAAAAGTTAGTCGTTCCAGAAATTAACGCGAACGAATTAACAAAAGACGATAAAATTATTGCAAACCCAAACTGTTCAACTATTCAATTAGTTATGGCTTTGGCTCCGCTTCATAAAAAATATAAAATGAAACGCGTTGTTGTTTCAACATACCAATCGGTTTCTGGTACCGGTGTAAAAGCTGTAAAACAACTAGAAAACGAAATTGCTGGAATTGAAGGCGAAATGGCTTATCCTTATCCAATTGGAAGAAATGCATTACCACATTGTGATGTATTTTTAGACAACGGATACACAAAAGAGGAAATGAAATTAGCCAAAGAACCTCAAAAAATCTTAAACGACACGTCTTTTTCTGTTTCTGCAACTGCAGTAAGAATCCCTACTGCTGGTGGACATTCTGAATCTGTAAACGTAGAATTTGAAAATGATTTCGATTTAGCCGATGTTCGTAAATTATTAAGCGAAACTCCAGGTGTTGTTGTTCAAGATAATACAGATACAAATACGTATCCAATGCCAATTTATGCACACGATAAAGACGATGTATTTGTTGGACGTATTAGAAGAGACGAAACACAACAGAATACAATTAATATGTGGATTGTAGCAGACAACTTAAGAAAAGGAGCTGCAACGAACACCATTCAAATTGCTGAGTATTTAATTAAAGAAAATCTTATCTAA
- the mscL gene encoding large-conductance mechanosensitive channel protein MscL — MAFFKDFKSFLLKGDIINLATAVIVGGAFGKIVTSFTKDILMPPIGMLLGDVNFTDLKYVLKEATTNAAGAEVPAVAINYGNFIQMVIDFIIIGFCIFMVLKAYENSKKKEEAAPAPPTGPTQEELLAEIRDLLKK; from the coding sequence ATGGCATTTTTCAAAGATTTCAAGTCCTTTCTCCTAAAAGGCGATATTATAAACCTTGCAACAGCAGTAATTGTTGGGGGTGCATTTGGTAAAATAGTAACATCGTTTACTAAAGACATTTTAATGCCTCCAATTGGCATGCTCCTTGGCGATGTTAATTTTACAGACCTAAAGTATGTTTTGAAAGAAGCAACCACGAATGCCGCTGGCGCAGAGGTACCTGCAGTAGCAATTAATTACGGTAACTTTATACAAATGGTTATCGATTTCATTATTATCGGTTTCTGTATTTTCATGGTATTAAAAGCTTACGAAAATTCTAAAAAGAAAGAAGAAGCTGCTCCAGCACCACCTACAGGACCAACTCAAGAAGAACTTTTAGCTGAAATAAGAGATTTACTTAAGAAGTAA
- the alr gene encoding alanine racemase: MPKAQETLLEIDLKALEHNVTYLKSRLQPATKFMAVVKSYAYGNAAVDIAKHLETQHADYFAVAYTYEGEQLRTSGITKPILVLHPQAISFNILIEHCLEPNLYSLKVLKEFVATAENLNQKNYPVHLKFNTGLNRLGFSEADIPEILSLLKNTEAIKVTSLFSHMGASEDLNEKEFTVKQIKTFKHVTHLLLKQLPYTPMLHMCNTSGILNYPGAHFDMVRSGIGMYGFGNSEKENSHFKPITTLKTVISQIHQIPIGDSVGYNRGHISNAPLTTATLPLGHADGIGREYGNGKGFVAINGQKAPIVGNTCMDMIMVDITTIDCNEGDEVIVFGDYPTAEEFAATANTISYELLTGLSQRIKRIVLK, translated from the coding sequence AAACCCTATTAGAAATAGATTTAAAAGCTTTAGAACACAACGTTACCTATCTTAAATCTAGATTACAACCTGCTACCAAATTTATGGCTGTTGTAAAATCGTATGCTTATGGAAATGCTGCGGTAGATATTGCTAAACATTTAGAAACACAACATGCCGATTACTTTGCTGTGGCCTATACTTACGAAGGAGAACAGCTAAGAACGTCTGGCATTACCAAACCCATTTTAGTACTTCACCCACAAGCTATAAGTTTTAACATTCTTATAGAACACTGCTTAGAACCAAACCTATACAGTTTAAAAGTACTGAAAGAATTTGTGGCTACAGCCGAAAATTTAAATCAGAAAAACTATCCTGTTCATTTAAAATTTAATACTGGATTAAATCGTTTAGGATTTTCGGAAGCAGATATTCCAGAGATACTTTCACTATTAAAAAATACTGAAGCTATTAAAGTCACCTCGCTATTTTCGCATATGGGAGCTAGTGAAGACTTAAATGAAAAGGAATTTACTGTAAAACAAATTAAAACTTTTAAACACGTTACCCATCTCCTTTTAAAGCAATTGCCTTACACGCCCATGCTTCATATGTGTAACACCTCTGGAATTCTAAATTACCCAGGAGCGCATTTCGATATGGTAAGAAGCGGAATTGGAATGTATGGTTTTGGAAATTCAGAAAAAGAAAACAGTCATTTTAAACCTATTACGACATTAAAAACTGTTATATCTCAAATTCACCAGATTCCTATTGGGGATAGTGTTGGGTATAACCGCGGCCACATTAGTAATGCGCCGTTAACTACTGCAACGCTACCATTAGGACATGCCGATGGCATTGGAAGAGAATATGGAAATGGTAAAGGATTTGTTGCTATAAACGGACAAAAAGCACCAATTGTTGGTAACACCTGCATGGACATGATTATGGTAGACATTACAACTATTGACTGTAATGAAGGTGACGAGGTTATAGTTTTTGGAGATTATCCTACAGCAGAAGAATTTGCTGCCACCGCAAATACCATTTCATACGAACTCCTTACAGGACTTTCACAGCGCATTAAACGCATCGTTTTAAAATAG